In Nicotiana tabacum cultivar K326 chromosome 21, ASM71507v2, whole genome shotgun sequence, one DNA window encodes the following:
- the LOC107761671 gene encoding armadillo repeat-containing protein LFR, whose protein sequence is MQKRQSGGGAAGGSATPVAKRGRPVGSGGSNAAAASAASSAAADSVAPPTLLGPSLHVPYAFAEQNNKRIVLALQSGLKSELTWALNTLTLLSFKEKDEVRKDATPLAKIPGLLDALLQVIDDWRDIALPRVLVKAPRVRLLGANSAVTGFGNEYEALNSNNPLPHPSAGSGSSKEASVHKSTSKTRPGAWSFEEDGLFNLDEEGRAEKQLCAVAASNIIRNFSNMPDNEVIMAQHRHCLETIFQCLEDYVTEDEELVTNALETVVNLALLLNLRIFSSSKPSFIKMTEKRAVQALMGMLGSAVKAWHAGAAELIGRLIINPDNEPFLLPFASQIYKRLVDIMSLPPTDAQAAAVGALYNLTEINMDSRLKLASERWAIDRLLKVIKTPHPTPEVCRKAATILESLVLEPQNKPLLLVYENAFAEMLFGDARYSDIFARILYELTSRPSNKVASACGIWGM, encoded by the exons ATGCAGAAGAGACAGAGCGGAGGCGGAGCAGCCGGTGGCTCCGCCACTCCGGTAGCAAAGAGAGGCCGTCCGGTCGGCAGTGGAGGCAGCAACGCTGCCGCTGCATCTGCTGCCTCTAGTGCTGCCGCCGACTCGGTAGCTCCTCCAACACTCCTCGGCCCTTCCCTTCATGTTCCCTATGCCTTCGCTG AACAGAATAATAAAAGGATTGTCCTGGCACTTCAAAGTGGATTGAAGAGTGAGCTGACGTGGGCATTAAACACTCTCACTTTGCTATCATTTAAAGAGAAAGATGAAGTCCGGAAAGATGCAACCCCTCTTGCAAAAATTCCTGGGCTGCTTGATGCTCTACTTCAAGTT ATAGATGACTGGCGTGATATAGCCTTACCAAGGGTGCTTGTGAAGGCACCACGTGTTCGGCTTTTGGGTGCAAATTCAGCTGTTACTGGATTTGGAAATGAATATGAGGCCTTGAACTCAAATAATCCCTTACCCCATCCTAG TGCTGGATCTGGATCTTCCAAAGAGGCATCTGTTCATAAGAGTACTTCCAAGACTCGCCCTGGAGCCTGGAGTTTTGAAGAAGATGGCCTATTTAATTTGGATGAGGAGGGGCGGGCTGAGAAGCAGCTGTGTGCTGTTGCTGCTTCAAACATTATCCGCAACTTCTCTAACATGCCAGATAATGAAGTCATCATGGCGCAGCATAGGCATTGCTTGGAAACCATATTTCAATGTCTTGAAGATTATGTTACAG AGGATGAGGAACTTGTCACAAATGCCCTCGAGACTGTAGTGAATTTGGCGCTGTTGCTGAATCTTCGGATCTTTAGCTCCTCAAAACCTTCTTTTATCAAAATGAC GGAGAAACGTGCAGTCCAGGCTCTCATGGGAATGCTGGGATCTGCCGTGAAGGCCTGGCACGCTGGCGCTGCTGAATTAATTGGTCGTCTTATAATAAATCCCGACAATGAACCTTTCCTACTTCCTTTTGCTTCACAG ATATATAAACGTTTAGTCGATATAATGAGCCTACCACCTACTGATGCTCAAGCAGCTGCTGTAGGTGCATTATATAACCTTACAGAAATAAATATGGACAGTCGTTTGAAGCTCGCCAGTGAACGATG GGCAATTGATCGACTGTTGAAAGTGATTAAGACACCACATCCAACACCAGAAGTTTGCAGGAAAGCAGCAACTATTTTGGAAAGCCTCGTGTTGGAGCCACAGAACAAGCCCCTCTTACTGGTGTATGAAAATGCTTTTGCAGAGATGCTCTTTGGGGATGCAAGATACTCGGACATATTTGCAAGGATATTATATGAACTAACATCACGGCCAAGCAACAAAGTCGCATCAGCTTGTGGAATCTGGGGCATGTAA